The window CCGTTTTCCCGCAGGTTCGCAGCCAGGCCGACCGCGGGGAACTGCCCGTTCGGGCCGCTTTCAAAGCTGGTCTCGCCGACCAGAACGCGCGACCGCAGGTACGTGCCGGTGGTCACGATCACCGCCGGCGCCAGAAAACGCGCCCCGGTACGGGTGACCACGCCCCGCGCTGAGCCCCCGTCCACGATGATCTTTTCCACCATAGCCTGCTTCAGGTCGAGAAGCGGCTGACCCTCGACGGTCCGGCGCATGCCCTCCTGGTACAGCCTCTTGTCGGTCTGGGCACGCAGAGCCCGCACCGCCGGACCCTTGCCCGTGTTCAGCATCCTTACCTGGATCGCCGCCCGGTCGGTGTTCCGGCCCATCTCGCCCCCCAGGGCGTCGATCTCACGCACCAGGTGGCTCTTGCCCGGCCCGCCGATCGCCGGGTTACACGGCATCAGCGCCACGAAATCAATGCTCAGCGTGAGCAGCAGGGTGCGGCAGCCGAGGCGCGCCGAGGCCAGCGCTGCCTCACACCCGGCGTGCCCGCCACCGACCACGATTACGTCGTACTTTCCAGCTGTGTACTCCACCGTTCCCACCACCTACTTGCCGATACAAAAATGACTGAAAATCCGGTCCAAAAGGTCCTCACCGGCTGTCTCGCCCGTAATGTCGCCGAGAGAATCCAGCGCGTTCCGGATATCAATCACCGCCATCTCCAGGGGCATTCCGGAGACCAGCGCCGACCGGGCCTCCTCGAGGTATCGCCCAGCCTGTTCCAGGGCATGTTGGTGCCGGACGTTCGATATCAACACCGTGTGGTGTCCGGTCACCCGCCCGCCCAGGACCAGACCGGCAATCGTTTCCTCCAGTTCATTCAGGCCACGACCTTCAATTATCGCCGCCATCAAAACCGGCCCGTCCACCAGGGCACGCACCGCGTCCGGATCGATTCCGGCAGGCGCCAGGTCCACTTTATTAATCAGCACCACCAGCGGTTTCCCGCGGGCGAGCGCCAACACCCGGCGGTCCTCGTCCTCCAGCCCGGAGGCGGCGTCCAGCACCACCAGCACCATGTCGGCCCCGGCCACTGCGTCCCGGGTCCGGGCCACACCGAGACGTTCCACGGTGTCCGCCGTCTCCCTCAGGCCGGCCGTATCCAGCAGGCGCACCGGAAGACCCCGGATGTTCACCGTTTCCTCAATGACGTCCCGGGTGGTGCCAGGCACGTCGGTCACAATGGCCCGCTTTTCCCGGAGCAGGGCGTTGAGCAGGGAGGACTTGCCTACGTTCGGCTTGCCGACGATAGCCACTCCCAACCCGTCCCGGTACACCCGGCCTGCCTCGGCACCTTCCAGGAGTTCCACGCAACCGGCCTCCAACGCGGCTAGCTGCCCGGCCAGCGCTTCCAGGCGGGTTTCCGGCACGTCCTCTTCTTCCGGAAAGTCAATGCTGGCCTCAATTTCGGCCAGCACCTGCAATAGAGCTTCCCGCATCGCCCCGATTCTCTCCGACAGTCCACCGCGCAGTTGACCCAGCGCCACCTGGAGACTAGAGCCCGTGCGCGCCCGGATCACGTCCAGGACTGCCTCCGCCTGCACCAGATCCAGCCGCCCGTTCAAGAAGGCCCGCCGCGTAAACTCGCCAGGTCCGGCCAACCTAGCCCCGCAATCCAGCACGATCTTGAGGATCCGCTGCAGGGGCAGAACCCCGCCGTGCCCGTTGATCTCCACCACGTCTTCACGCGTATAGCTCTTCGGGGCCCGCATCACGGAGACCAGTACCTCGTCCACGGTTTCCCCGGTCCCAGGATCCACCGCGTGCCCGTAGTACATCCGGAAACCCGGGCCCGCGCGCCAATCTTTCTCCCCGACCGGCCTGAATACCTGGCCCGCAATCTTTAAGGCGTCAGGTCCGCTGATCCGGATGATCCCGATGCCACCTTCTCCCGGCGGCGTGGCGACGGCTGCGATCGTGTCGTGCAACAACCGTTACC is drawn from Candidatus Desulforudis audaxviator MP104C and contains these coding sequences:
- the mnmE gene encoding tRNA uridine-5-carboxymethylaminomethyl(34) synthesis GTPase MnmE, which encodes MLHDTIAAVATPPGEGGIGIIRISGPDALKIAGQVFRPVGEKDWRAGPGFRMYYGHAVDPGTGETVDEVLVSVMRAPKSYTREDVVEINGHGGVLPLQRILKIVLDCGARLAGPGEFTRRAFLNGRLDLVQAEAVLDVIRARTGSSLQVALGQLRGGLSERIGAMREALLQVLAEIEASIDFPEEEDVPETRLEALAGQLAALEAGCVELLEGAEAGRVYRDGLGVAIVGKPNVGKSSLLNALLREKRAIVTDVPGTTRDVIEETVNIRGLPVRLLDTAGLRETADTVERLGVARTRDAVAGADMVLVVLDAASGLEDEDRRVLALARGKPLVVLINKVDLAPAGIDPDAVRALVDGPVLMAAIIEGRGLNELEETIAGLVLGGRVTGHHTVLISNVRHQHALEQAGRYLEEARSALVSGMPLEMAVIDIRNALDSLGDITGETAGEDLLDRIFSHFCIGK